A stretch of DNA from Halobacillus litoralis:
GAAAATGGAGTTTGGGATGACTTTTATTCCTTATGGTCCAAACAGTTAAAGAAACACTGGTCGTTGAACGCGTTGTCGAAAAACGAATATGAAATTTTGATGCAGTTTGGAAGGACGCTTGGTCAGCACGATCTGGAGCAGCAGCAAAAACAGATTCAACTCACCATCCATCACCTTGACCGCGAACTGCATGATGCCCTGGAAGTCGGTGATCAATACCAAAAGATGGCGAAAGGGATGGGGATATTAAGCGGGCTGCTCGTCATCATTCTAATCATGTAGATGGCTTAGCATGGTTTATATGGATTTTACAAAAGGGGGAAGAGGCATTGTGCTCCAAGATGCAACGATATTATTCCAAATAGCTGGTGTCGGTATAATTGTCGCGATGATCCAT
This window harbors:
- the spoIIIAB gene encoding stage III sporulation protein SpoIIIAB, translated to MQWIGAVIVLTVTTWAGFDMASRFKKRPGHIRQWKNALQMIEAEMVYGQSSLLEVCENLSTHLPRPINQFFEGILNENGVWDDFYSLWSKQLKKHWSLNALSKNEYEILMQFGRTLGQHDLEQQQKQIQLTIHHLDRELHDALEVGDQYQKMAKGMGILSGLLVIILIM